The DNA window ggagaacctgaagagacacctctctgccaatcctgatccctcaacagtgtggaaaggtctgcagagcatcacgggctacaagaaacgaaccccccgtcctgtggagagcccaaggcttgctgaccagctgaataagttctactgcaggtttgatcggtcctcccacacaacgggacttcctgcagcacaatctacatactcacctctccccacaactgctctgtccacacctctatcatcgttgtcacccactctctctcttgcagaggccgcgcccgcactccaggtccgcgaggaggaagtgcgccagatgttccggagacaaaagaccaggaaggcaccgggcccagacggcgtgtcaccttcctgcttgaaagtctgcgctgaacagctggcgcccacctttgcacggatcttcaaccgttctctggagctgtgtgaggtgccctcgtgcttcaagagctccaccatcgttccagtggccaagaagcccgccatcacaggtttgaatgactatagacccgtcgcactgacatctgtggtcatgaaatcttttgagaggttagtgctgaaccacctgaaggaggtcgcgggccccctgcttgaccccctccagtttgcctaccgggcaaacaggtcagtggatgatgcggtcaacatgggactgcactacatcctgcaccacctggacactccagggacgtacgccaggatcctgttcgtggacttcagctcggcgttcaacaccatcgctcctgacatcctccaacagaagctcatccagcttgcggtgcctgcccccacctgtcagtggatcaccagcttcctgaccaacaggagacagcgtgtgaggctggggggcatcacatctgacacccggaccaccaatactggagcccctcaggggtgcgtcctctccccactgctcttctctctctacaccaatgatttctcctcagatgactctcctgtgaagctcctgaagtatgcagacgacaccactctcatcggactgatccaggacggtgatgagactgcgtacagacaggaggtggagcggctggtccactggtgcaaccaaaaccatctggagctgaacccgctcaagaccgtggagatgacagtggatttcaggcgagacccttcaccacttctacccctcactatccgcagtaatactattctctccacagacaccttcaagttcctgggaaccacaatctctcgggacctgaaatggaccggccacatagactctgtccggaagaaggcccagcagaggctgtacttcctgagacagctcaagaagttcaacctgccgcgagagcttctgaagaccttctacactgccatcatccagtctgtcctctgcacctccatcactgtctggtttggatcagcctccaaacaagacaagcacagactgcaacggacaatcaggactgcagaaaagatcattggaatcaacctcccttctatccaagacttgtacctgtccaggaccaggaaacgtgcaaggaacatctctacagacccttctcacccaggttgcagtctgtttgaactactcccctccggacggcgttatagagctcggtacgccaaaaccagcagacaccgagacagcttcttcccccaggctgttgctctgatgaactcacaccactcatagagtctcagaggcattactgtgcaataacatcctgctcttcacaccttttgaatttgtctacactgtttttgccattattcacatgtcctgagtgttgttagtcacctatatgttgaacagagggtgtgttttaccgaagtcaaattccttgtttggcacgctcaaacatggcgaataaaaactcttgaatcttgaatcttgaatcttaaaTTTATTGCCAAGAATGTGTCCAACCCAAACAAACCTCTTTAATGTTGCTTTTGCAAAAACGACTTAGATTTCAAATGTAGACAATTGTAGAGGCACTTGAGTGAGCTGAATATTGGCACTTATGTAATAGATCTGTacataaaaatgatgtcaGCATTAATATTGACACCACTAAAAAATCTCTATGGATTTAAGGGCTTTTTGGGGGATGACATTTATAACAAATTGCCCATTGGtgtgagtgtggatggttgttcgtctctgtgtaccctgcgattggctggcaaccagttcagggtgtcccccgtctactgcccgatgactgctgagCTCCATGCgccagcatgcccgcgacccctgtggggactcACActtaggggcaatttggagtgctcaatcggcctaccaagcacaTTTTTgggatgtaggaggaaactggagtgcccggagaaaacccacgcaggcacggggagaacatgcaaactccacacagagcgggtcggaggtggaatcaaaccctcaccctcctaactgtgaggcagacgtactaaccagtgcaccaccgagccgccaggCTTAGGAACATTTACCTCATAAATAATGACACACCCATCACAATCTTCCATCGGCTCGGAGACAGATAGATGGAACAACCTTTGATAGTGGAGACAATTATTGGTTGGCATGCAACTAAACCTGTTGGATCGTCTTCTGACAAAATGATTGACATGTGCCTGGTCACATTGTGCGCCCTATAGTTTAACTAGGAGGATTTGTCTTGCAGCTAATGCTCTTGGCAAACCAGTCAgtcaattcatttcattcagTGCATACTCGCAGAAATgttcatgatgatgatgttcatttcaaaaagtcatttgtaAAGGACACCAAACTGCTATTGTTTAGTGCCGCTTTTTTCATATTGCTACACGTGTAGATAAGAGCATCTTGTAAtggtttgcattttgtttcaaGTCACGAATCAGTTTAGAACCACTTAGAACAACCAACAGCCAACTCATTGTGTTTGTTGCTTCGGGTTTTGTTGCTACATCTCCAAGTCATGCTGTGGTTTATCTTGGTTTTTGTTTACCATTTTAAATCTTGATATGAGTGTCTTACTTGTCTTTTGGTTTTGGGAAGTAAATGTTTAGTGAGCACTCTTGGCTTGGTTCCCCCTGCTTTGCTGCATTATGAGTACTCCTCATTCCACCAGAAAAACAACCTGTCACATTGAGGCTTCattagtaccgtatttttcggactaaaagtcgctccggaatataggtcgcattagctataaaatgcacaataacgtgaaaaaaaaacttatataagtcgctctggagtataactcgcattttgggggaaatttattcgacaaaatccaacaccaagaacagacatgaacgaggaacaacaggctaaacgataggcagaggcgtagccaggaatttttccagtaggggcgcacgcccacaggaaaaaaaatcgaacatcacccacgccgttcgctgatcgctaaaacaacatccgggtccgggaggcaaacggtgaatggataacatcgcgcacatagaatagcgcaagcacattcgcgcaagaccgaaagaaaaaaacggcatgaaaatgaagaatcgaaaaagctcgatttttttcaaccggggcgcagggagtcctaaccggggcgccgccccggctcgccccggcttggctacgcctctgacgataggtatgctaacgtgacataaatacaaacgaagagctgagaacgggcctgacgtaacattcagagttattcaaataactattacataaataacacgtttataaaaccatctgtgtcactccaattcattaaatccatcgatcgtcctttatgtcaacaatgggtgcgcgccgccgacggcgcttgcacttcaaaatattccacaggcccatataacaatatataaattctatatcaaataactattatataagcaataatattatcaaaccatctgtgtcactccaaatcattaaatccatcgatcaaattcctcatcctttgtcaacaacgccgcgcgtgcgccctgacgtcagcctcgtcgttatcccacagatctagtatacaACTAcatatattgtagcgttaacaaagtacaaggacccaagcaccggcgtcgacttccaggcgtgtggcggcgtggacttccatccccgcaggtggcacttccagccacggaggtggaagagagctccatagaataggaccgggcgtgcgtaaaagccaagtccgagccccatccaccgtccctggacagccacccggccgagcgccggcccccgacttccatccacggaggtgaaagagagctccgtagagttctgtcacttttatttcaattgaaGTAAACTCGGGAGGCGTGACTCAGTGGTAGAGTGTTCGCCTCTCAACTCTGAGGTTGTAGGATCGACGCTCAACCCTAGTGACCATGTCGAAGTGTCAttgagcaagacactgaaTCCCAATTTGCTCCCAGTGTAGACCTGGTAGCAGCCTCCCATTGGTGTATGAGTGAATGTGATAAAACACTTTGGGCACCACGTGGTGTAAataaaagcgctatataaatgcTGTCCATTTAGACTTTTTGCCGAATAAGCCCTCTGGACTCAGTCTTATCACCAGATGAAAGCACGGAGGGTAGAGTTAGATACTGTATGAAAGAAGAACACAGATATTAACATTTGTCAAATATTCACTGTGAGGTTTGTTGGTTCAACTTTGTAACACGTTTTCACCACATTGCAAATTCTTGAGCACTCCAGTCGCTTGACCTTGCCCTCCAAACTCCGTCTGCAATATCTAATGTGATATCAGTTTCATAACGATACTGTATGTTTCTATTGATAACGAAACACATTCAAGATTGATTACATTatgacaaacaaacagcagaTGCAAATCCAAGTGGCTGCTATCTTCACATGTGACTGCTTCAAAGAGGAATTTTGTCTTCCAGAGTGAGGACTACGTATGGACGGATGGCTCAGAAGAGGATTTCCTTCACTTTGACACAGCAAATTCACAGCCAAACAGCAGCACTAGGGACTGTGTAGCAAATGATGATGCTGGTAAGTTAAAATCAGTGATCAAAGGtagctaaaaaaataatgctcataacatttataactttttttttcttaaagatGGACTATGGGAGACTAAGCTGCTCAGCCCCTCTTACCATCCTCTTCACAAATGGAGTTTCCTAATCATGATGACAAAGTAGACAGCATCAAACTTTAATGGTgtctttacattttcttttcttttcaccacAATGTTCAGTTGTCATTGGCAAttcatttgttgtggcaaAGTGCAACTCTATGGGAAATAATAGGAATCCATCATCATCAGAACATGcttgaatttatttatctacACTTTCAATTTGAAACTTGGTGATGTTGTTGGCTTTAAATCTAATCAGttacattcatttgaattaaaaagttACTACCACCTTCcccatcagcagcagcagcaccacagacagcacctcctccaccaccagcagcacaGACAGTACCTCCCCCTGAACCAGCAGCACAGGCAGCAGCTCcacctgcagcagcagcacagtcAGCACCGTCTCCTGCACCAGCAGCCTAGATAGCACGTTCTCCATCATGAGCATCACCGACAGCACCTCCACCAGCAGCACAAACAGCACCGTCATCATCAGAACAATTAAAGGTCCGCCAGCAGGTGAAAGTGAGTCACCAGTAGTACTGACTACTCGACTAGATTGTTCCATTCGTTTGCAAtggattaaaataattaaaacaaaacattaaaaaaagaagaagggcTGTCTTTGGATTAAAGTGGGCGGGATTGATTTTGGTGGGCTGGACTGTTTCTGGAGTAGTCCATCCAATGGTTCTGCGGCAAACTGCCTCTCCAATTAACTGGATGAGATGGAAGCTGGTTGCCAGAATAGTGCTGCTTTTGCTGGTTCTGGTCAatcgtgtgtttgtttttgttagttATCCAATATCCCTTAGTAAGTTATTATGATTCTCCGGTTTTGTGCGTAAGTAAACATAGTTTTCCTTTCTTGTGTAGTTAGGAGTACTACCTAGTATTAATTGTGtacttttgtttgcattttgcaaTTAAGTTTATTCTACGTCAGTCTTTTGCTGACATATTAttacaaataattttgttAGCTCATGTTCTCCAGCCCTCTTGTATCAATAAATATAGTGTTTGCGCTTATCATGTTGTAGCTCTGCTTTGGGTTTTGACTTTCTGGGCACACGATTGTGACAGGggatgtttattatttttactggttcttttatcacaaacaagatatttaggttgcattacctgacatgtttcggcatgtacttccgccttcatcagagtgttcATCAAAGCGGAAAtacaagccgaaacatgtcaggtaatgcaacctaaaTATCTTGTGATAAAAGATCCAGTAAAAATAATCGACAAgcgaaaacaaaatgaacagagTACAACTAGGGGATGTTTATGCAGAACACCTGTCATCACAGGgagtttctcatttttctcatGGGACTATTTTTGGCCCGGTCACTGAGAATCATATATAGGCATTAAAGGTAATGCTGAaggattttgtgttttttttgttttgttttgttttgtttcacctCCTTCGAGGTGTAATTGATACAGTAACTGTGGAAGGCAGTATTATGCCGTGGTGTGTCAACACTGCCAAAAATAGCCACCAGAGATACATCACTGTCTTTTGTGAAAGCATCCGTCATTGTCACGGGAGGAAGTCATTATGATGGATTTACCTTAATTATAAAGTTTACCGTAATTATAAGGTAACAACGGGTTCCTGTGTGTCAccaaattttttattgttttattttttaaatctatttaGCTTGTGACAATGACCACCAAAATAAGTTAATACAGTAACACCGATTTAGTACTTGACAAAAGGGTGGTCAGGAAATTGTGCAAATCTAGATttgtgttatatatatatatatgtatatacatacatacaggactgtctcagaaaattagaatattgtgataaagttctttattttctgtaatgcaattaaaaaaaaacaaaaatgtcatacattctggattcattagaaatcaactgaaatattgcaagccttttatgattttaatattgctgattatgacttacagcttaagaaaactcaaaaatcctatctcagaaaatttgaatatttcctcagaccaagtaaaaaaaaagatttaaaacagcaaaacaaaatcaaacatttgaaaatgtccattaatgcactcagtacttggttgggaatccttttgcacggattacggcaaccaatgcggcgtggcatggaggcaatcagcctgtggcattgctgaggtgttatggatgcccaggatgcttcaatagcggcctttagctcatttgcattgttgggtctggtgtctttcagcttcttcttcacaatacccacaaattctctaatggggttcaggtcaggggaattggcaggccaatcgaggacagtaatgccatgttcagtacaccatttactggtggttttggcactgtgggcaggtgccaggtcatgctggaaaatgaaatcatcatatccatagagcttttcagcagacggaagcatgtagtgctctaaaatctgcatttactctggacttgatgaaacacagtggaccaacaccagcagctgaaatggctccccaaaccatcgctgactgtgggaacttcacactggatttcaagcaacttggattttgctcctctccaacctttctccagactctggcgccttggcttccaaatgaaagacaaaacttgctttcgtctgaaaagaggactttggaccactttgcaactgtccagtgcttcttttccatagcccaagtcagacgcttcttccgttgtcttgagttcagaagtggcttgaccatgggaatacggctattgtagcccatttcccggacacgtctgtgaacagtggcttttgatacctggactccagtttcagtccactgtctttgaagctcccccaaattctggaagcgactcttctttaCAAGGCTGCGgacatctctcttggttgtgcagcgtttcctgccacatttcccccttatgttcttctgtgggtttttagcttgtattttttaatctttttattctatttattttttattttcatgcactgatcggttggcactttttaaatttcgttgtacatgtgtgacaatgacaataaaggtatattctattctattcaattgcctttttgtggatgtgctttgaaactgcactctgtgaacagcttgctctttgagaaatttctttttgtgtcttaccctcctgatggaggaggtcaatgatggtcctctggacagcagtcagatcagcagtctttcCCGTACTTgtcatttagtttactgaaccaagctgagtgtttttcaaggctcaggaaacccttgcacGTGTTTCGAGTGAATCAGACCATTCAAGTGATTaattgaataccctactagtatactttttcatgatattctattattttgagataggatatttgagttttcttaagctgtatgccataatcagcattttttttttttttcttcctaggACCGGGATCATCGGTCGAGACCGGCgtaactctacgacggcttcctgcttatccggccagtgatgactgggtccctcgccttggccttgcagccgcgacccctgtggggagtccgcgccctcgtgctcgtcgggaccaacgactttcgccatgctagccccgtggtgaccatctgcacgtgccccgactgggtgcccaggacgctgctcacacgtttgcctgctttgtgatgttttcaccgattcacgaccacggtccattgggcgccgttgaactggactgcccttacacctgtctatggaccccgtggaggctattttgtgtgttttggggtgttctcttgtattgaggggtgctggttggccgctattactttttttcctttgtcttttagctttgatttgctttgatggcttttatcttgagcactttctgactttctttgtggcgccgttgtgtggcagccttatgagagcctgTTGAGTTGCGCttatgccatctgtgtgtcttttgtatacccactctgtggtatggatactgctggggcctgaatttccccacccctggggatcaataaatgttcaatcaatcaattaaaataagaaaaggcTTGCAGTATtgcagttgatttgtaatgaatccagaatgtatgacatttttgtttttttaattgtattacagaaaataaagaactttatcacaatattcaaattttctgacagtcctgtatgtatgtatgtatgtattgtatgtatgtatgtatgtatgtatgtatgtatgtacactaccgttcaaaagtttggggtcacccaaacaattttgtgaccccaaacttttgaacggtagtgtatatatttatttagataattatttatagattatatatataatcttctgtgtaaaaaatcttataatatatatgtatacttatattcatagattttttataatcttatacaaatataagatataatttataatatttaattcataatattttattataataatatttacactaccgttcaaaagtttggggtcacccaaacaattttgtgaccccaaacttttgaacggtagtgtatgtatgtatgtatgtatgtatgtatgaataaataaatttaaaaaaaatcttaaatttgttggttttttttgtccatatgAACAACTAAGAACTAAAGACTGACTAAGTGCAATTATTTGATGACGCACTCAGGAGCTTTCATAATTGTCGGTAAAGCCATTGTCATAACAATTCCTTAGGGCCAGTCAAAAGAACGGAAAGCTGTAACGTCAATTTGTTGTTTGATCGGTATGCGGGCGATCCACTTGAATTATCTCAGCTATGATAATTATTGTGCTTGTGCTTGTCAACTGTGGCCTGTTTCAGTTTCAGTTTATTAAAGGAAAGGTCGACATGTAACATCAAAGTTTCATGGACTGGCCTGACTCAGTTCAAGAACTGTTTTCCAGCAGGTTCCTATAACATTACATACATTTCAAtacaatatatacaatatatatatatatacgtatatatatatatatctgttGTCATAATTAATTCCTAATTAATTCAATGAAActcatttgaatttaaatcCTCATTTAAAtcaggaaacaaaaaacacctttATGGTGGATATGGTCACTGGGGAAGTGCTGCCAGTACTACCTTGGCATCCACCATATTTCTTtgcttcttttcattttggggACATGCTGCTCTTACGGGTTATTGTCGTGCCAGCCTCTCACTTTTAGCTTTTCTAGAACATGTTTTGAGGTAATAACTTTAGAGGTAATAactgtgtatgtttttttcatttcttttcttttacccCCTGTGTGGGACAGTGCTAGGGTAAACCAAAATACTACTTACAGCAGTCCTGGGTGCTGTGAGGTTCTGGCTGTTTACTAACTTACTAACCAAGTAGTACTTGGACCATTAAAACTTGAGTCCTAATTTGGATCATTTCACAGTTTCTTTCAAcatatcaataaaaatgcaaacatcaaaacaaggTGAGGAAAACTTCATTCATAGGCACATTTCATTCACAGGGCACCTGTACAAAACTAAGATCATACCAATCTTCTCAGTATGGAGAATGTAATCCATCCAGGCTAGATTATTGCAGCGCTttagcagaaaaaaacactttggagGTCTTCAGTTGGTCTAAAATGCAGCAGCTCAGATTTTTACTGGGGCATTACTCGTGGAATTATGACCATTTTACCTGAGTACTGGCCTCTCTTGACCGACTCCCTGTTCATATTTGAGCTGTTCTCAAGTTGTTTCTTAAAGGAACTTGCCGACATTATGttctcatgccatctgtgcaCTTGGAGGGGAGCAGCTCAAAAACTCAGTATGAAGTTGCTCAGAGAATAAGCCTTTTGCAGTCAAGTACCAACTTTGTGGACTGTACTACCTCGTGAGGTTAGACAGCTCTGCTCAGTTTAgggctttgaaatgaaaacatttgtaaaacCAAAGATGCAGATTTATTGTAGCATGACTTTTGACACTTGCCACCGTAGCACTTTGACTGAAAGTGCTTTAGAGATTTTAAATGTACTGACAATTTTTTGTATAAATGTATATTGCATTTAAGTTTAAGATTAGTCCCGTTCGCTCTTTTCATACTTGACGTGCGCTAAGGCGAAAAAAGTTGCATATCTGGGTAAGCTGTGTAATTACTCAACAATGCAGATCTTATTTTAAAACCTCTTACCGAAAACATCAATCAAGTAAGATGAGAACCAAGTTAAAAGACTTGGTTCAcacagttttttgtttgtttgtttttcttcaagtgTAGAGACTCTTGCAGCAAAGCAGGGCCAAAAGTTTCTTACTTTAATAAGACATGATTGAGATTTTTTAAAACGTGGCTCAGTGGTATCCTGTACAAATTTTTAGCGACCCAGTTGCGGTTGTACATTTTACCAAGATTTTTGGAGGTAGTATTTCTTAGTGCTCTATTTGGGTTGCCAGTGACTAACTTATAACCTGTACATCAAAAATGCTGAGTTAAAAACAGCCCAATTTTTCACCCATCAGTTTTATGGCTTGATTGCAAAACAGCTTCTTCTGCTTCATTGAGTTGCTGCATTCTTGACTAACAGGAACTTttaatcttgttttgtttgtttgaaattttCTATGGGGGACACTGCCGTCATATAATAGGccttccacattccaaaacTGTCAACTGAGCAAATATAAAGCGCCTCGTTTTCCTTGTCAGTATCAAGCATCACGACTGCAAAGGTAACTTCACACAATTTCCTATCCTACTGCTGAAACTTTAACTGCAGTTTTCCATTTTCCACATAGTTagatgcaaatgaaaaactgACATTTGAcagaaatatttgcttttttttttttctttccctatTCCAGATGGCATTTGCTCTTGACCTGTTGTTCCTCGTTTGTGGAATCAGTGGACTGTTCACTGGAGTCGTAAATtataattttgtcatttttgaacacattttttatggTGCTTAATGTATAGCTGCAGTATATTTGTCTGTAAATGTTCGGCAGTCAGATTCTAACAATGTGCCTTTCTTCTTCAAAGGAATCTGTCAAATCGACTCCAAAAATAGGTTGGTTAATCTGAATCATATtgcaaatgaattattattattattattattatttttattattattattgtttctaTTGTCTTCAGAATTTCtaaaaatgtcttattttgctCCCAAAACAACCATTGTGCTGCAGCCAATAGCTGCCCTCAAGGCTGGACTCAGTTGGACTGTGAATGTTACATTTACGAAGCTGAACCGAGGTCTTTTGCTGATGCAGAGGTTTGGAAGAAAATAGTTGTGATGTCGCTTTATTATGAATAGTGATCCTTCTGCTGACTGAACAATTTGGTCCAGAGTCAATATATACCTTGCAAACTGTCTGGCAGATCTAGATGAGTGAAATCAACTTCTGATTCTCTTTTTCCTTCAGAGCGTCTGCAACATTCTTGGTGGAAATCTGGCCTCCATCCACAATGACTtggaaaatgcatttattgttGAAGTGATTCGAGCGAATGGTGACGAGACGGAGGGCTGGATTGGACTCCATGATGCAATTTTGGTAAAACATTGACCAGGACAAACATTCTGATTGAATCCCGTCACTTGTGTTCAGTTAAAGTATTTTTGACCAATGGAGAATGAAAGTGTTCTCCAGACTCTTGTCTTGTCACCAGATTAAACAACATATAGAGTTGAGTAATTAATGATAAGAAAACACGTTGGAACAAATGTTGTTCCACCATTTGTCAAATATACATTGGCAGGACTTGAATTCAACTGCAAAACAATCAATGTAACATTATAATAACgaaacttttttctttcaatataGTACACTTAAAATTCATCAACATTCTTTGTAATCACGCAATCTTGACCTCCACACtatctcaaatcaaagcagcagtttACGTGTTACTGTTTGATTCAAATATTGTTCAATCAAAACGGATTGCATTAAGGCAAACAAATACCATTCGGATTTGTATTTCCGTGTCCCTtattcaacttttttgttgtcttccAGGATACTGACTACATATGGACTGATGGCTCAGATGAAGATTTCCTTAACTTTGACACAGCAAATTCAGAGCCAAACGCATTGACTGGTGACTGTGTGGAAGTTGATGAGACCGGTAAGTAAACACAGTGATCAAAGTTGGCTACGAACATAATGCTGTAAtaacttgcatttttttttctgaaagatgGACTTTGGCAAACTGCGAGCTGCACAGACCTCAATGTGTATGTTTGCATCAGAGATATACTCCACTAATTACTCCTCTTAACAGCCTGGCTTCTGTCACAATGGTGTTCGATTATTGTGATGACTCAGTGAAATAATATCAAACTTTAGTGGTACCATTGTATGTGTGGGGGTTTCTATCAACTCCCTTTTCCTTCTCTTATATTGACAGCAAATTTGTAATGACATCACTTTCAGAAATAAAGGAACCTGTCTGCatcaaaatatgtttgtgtctgtgtcttcCAATACACTCATTTCCAA is part of the Syngnathus acus chromosome 6, fSynAcu1.2, whole genome shotgun sequence genome and encodes:
- the LOC119123943 gene encoding galactose-specific lectin nattectin-like — its product is MAFALDLLFLVCGISGLFTGVESVKSTPKIANSCPQGWTQLDCECYIYEAEPRSFADAESVCNILGGNLASIHNDLENAFIVEVIRANGDETEGWIGLHDAILDTDYIWTDGSDEDFLNFDTANSEPNALTGDCVEVDETDGLWQTASCTDLNVYVCIRDILH